TAGGTCAGGGAATAAAGGAGTGACTGCCTGGAGCATGGTGAGATAGGACAGCCAGCTGAACAGAGAGGTGTCGTCAGAGCACATCATTGTCTGAGGATTGGAAGGGGCAATACTATTCACAGCTTGGTAACCTAGTGTAAGTGATCTTAACTGGATGTGGACAGCCATAGGAACGGTCAACAGTTGAGTGGTGTTGGTGAATTTAGGCAGGTTAAATACCAGGTGGGCACCAGCATTCTGGACCAATTGCAGTCACCTGATGCCTCAGGCTGGTACACCAGCAAGGTGTTAGTTATCCAGGCGATGTTAGTTATCCAGGCAAGAGATCTCCTTTTCATAGGGCTTTTCATAATAACCTAAGTTACACCTTCCATTACTGAGATTTATACAGCTTCTACGCTTGAGTGAATTATGATTCTGTGTTCTCACATCAAGCCTTAACCCCAGGGATCTGACATGTTGACACGGATTCAGGATCAACACTGTCAAAGACAAAAAGCACCTCAACCCATTGGTTTCAGATGGATTAAGTCAAATAGAAACAGACAGACTAGCCAAGATGAACACCCGCTCTAATTATTAACGTCAATGGATGGCTCCCAGAGTTGGCAGTTCCGGGCCAGTGGTTTTGCACACTTTCTAAATCCTAACACATTAATGTTCGGCGTGTGTTCTCTTTTGAGCCGGATTGTCGACCAAATACAAACCAAaccaaatgcttttttaaaaaacggaaaTTGCTTTGTGCATATTTGAGCACTGGGTGATTATAATAACTCTACCTAGATCCTACTAGTGTTTATTAAAACAGAGTTAAGTTTGGtaaattaactaaataaatCATGGGCAAAGTATATTATTACACGTTATTTATTgtgctataaataaataaaatgaatgtaataatcAGTTATCCTTGTATCTTTACTAAACTGAATCCCCCCCAATGAATAGAAGGAACAGAAAAATGTCTGTGCTAAGGTAAGAAACAGTAAATCAATTTTTGTGAGGAATTCCCCCATTAATCATGGTCAAATAAAAACCGACCCACTGTTGTTAAACAATGAATCCATTTGACCTTTTCTGGGGAAGGAATTATCCTTATTAAAAGCAAGTGTAGTCACTGCATCCATCCTCACAGTGAAAACATAAACAACTAACTAATGACTCTGAAGCTGCAGGCAAAGTGCATCTGAGTCCCCCAGGTGCAGGAACCAATCAGAGaggacaaaatataataaagataAGGGACAGCAGGAATACAGTCAGATCAGTGCCAGTCTGCCAGTCTTCAGCAGTTTATGAGCATAATCAATGATATATATCTTGTCAGTTATatagaaaacatatgtttaaatgtaaaaaagacaaaaaaaaatattttgctacTTGCAGAAActtctattttaatttttttaattttattaaagaaattccTCAGATATTAATGTGCCTATGGATGTAGCATTAGGTACATCAATAAATACACAGGCAATTACATGTATAAGttattaaatcaaatatattattgAATGAACTCTGTGTAAcaacaaatgaaaggaaatgtgcCCTATTAGTGAGACTTCTTAGCACATTTTGAAGTGTTTGCTGTGCAGTgcaaatatcaataaatataaaataactgttTAACAGGAAATTGTTCATATctgaacacttaaaaaaaaaaaaagagcacagaCAAGACACTTGGCTCTGTACCAGGTAGATAGCAAATCTCTGTGGCAAGCACTGATATGAGAACCAGTAtctgtcagtcagccagccaatcacaccccagtcagccagccaatcacatctcagtcagtcagtcaatcacaAGCCTTGGCTGAAGCTGGGGCAGATGGACTAATGGCCCACTCTTCATTTACATGTCCTTCCCTGTGTAGCAGGTATTCATTCCCAATcgccttcctctctctctgctccctctctctttcctccctctctttctgctccCTTTCCTTGTCCTCTAGcctcctcctcagctcagcaGCTGCATCCAGGAGAAGCTCCTCCCTCATCTGGTTCTCCTTCCTCTGAAGCTGGTGGAGGTAGTGGCCCCTCAGTGCCCTCATCTGCACAACCCTCTCCACTAGCCGCTGGCTCTGGGCCCTCCTCCTGGCCTGGGGACAGGCAGGCCCAATGTCCAACAGTTCTAGCTTCTGACCGCATAAGGACAGCAGCGCTACAAGACCCCCAGGAGTCCCCTCCGATATTGGGCTTGGTGTACCAGAGCCTCCGGGAGAGTCTGTGTggatcagaacaagaagaatatgATCCAGAGCACCCTCGCCCACCAAGCCCAGGAGGGTCCTCAACGCCTTTGTTGCGTCTCCTCCGTCATCACTTGGTCGGGGGCCCCGCAAGACCAGCAGGAAGGCGTGGGGACCTGGGCTGGCCAGCTGCAGGCTCCGCAGGGCTTCCCGTGCCACCTCTGTCGGTTCCAGAGATGACCCCAGGATATCCGGGGTGTCCACCATGATCAACTCCTGTCCCTCCGCAAAGGCCctccactgcacacactgcctCTGGTACCCATGGGAGGCAGGGCAGCCCAACAGCCTGTCCCGCAGCAAGCCAAGGTCAGCCACACAAGGCCCCACCAGAATTAGCCGGAGTCCTGGGTCTGAGGGATATAAGGTCATTGGGGCAGCGTTTCCGACGTGCCTTCTGTTGGTGGACTGGTCTGTGGAAAGTTCTGGAATGAGGAGCAACCAAATAAAGACctggacaacaacaacaaaaactacaGAAGATCAAACACCAATCCAACTCCAATTACAGCATCTGCAGCAGCTGTTTAAATATTATGTCCAGGCCAACAGACCAATGAACTCTGGATCTCAGACTTTTTATTCTTGCGGCTTATGAAACGCTTTCTAGGTGTACTTCCATTCACACAGTGAATGCAAAGGGCCAGTAATCCAGGACAGGAAGTAGGGGCAACAGGTGGGGTTTTGAGTTGGTGTCAGTGACTCACCTTGCAGGTTTTGGATCAGTTTAGCTACAGCCCCCATACATTTCTTCATGTTACCAACAGAACCTGttgggaggcagagggagagccAAATATCTAGGTTATATGGATACAAAAATCAATAATCTGTCCAGCTGAATTTGAGTTTTAGATCATTTTCCTTTAGGTTATAACAGTATTCTTAGCGGTATCATTTTATACATCTATAAATATGGATGGATAATTCAAAATAAGAGCACttcacaaaatcaaaaaagatcTGAGAACTGAAAAGAGATTTAGGACATAAGGTCTATAAAATAGCAAAGCAGATCAAAAGGAATGGCCAACatccattcaaaaataaaacaaaaataatacagatCTGACACTTTGTCAAATCAATCCACAATGTTCATTATCATTGACTTTAGGTAACAAATTCAAGCACATTTAACTTCCTTTTATAAAAGGTGCAGGGCATCAAAATTATAACAGGCATAGACAGTACAATAGAATCTAACAAGGATAAAATCAAACAGCAAAGATTGAAATGACATAAACAATTGCCTGCATGTCTGCCAGATATTCTTGAAAATTCCTTGGAATTCTAAAAGATTACACATCTTGCATGGTCACCGGGTAACACCGCTGACCAATAAAATAAGAGGGAATCCCTGGGATTGCAATCTCCACAGAGCTCTGAGGAAAATAACACTCAAAAGTTGTCAGTTCTACAGCACCTGCACATTCTGCCTGGGTTAGTGTTGTCCtgtgataaataaatgttggtCAGTGCTGAATTATTCTCCTGAGTGTTACTGCATGAGGTCACACCACAGGTTAGCCCCGTTTGGGAGTTCCATTTTATTTCGTAACCAAAAATTCTAATGTACTGGGTACGATAACTTGTTTTCTCCATTCGTTTAACAGTGCTTGCTGAGGCGAGCTTTCAGATAATaagaattttccattttactCAGAGAACGTTCTGGAGAGGACATCACTCACCGACTAAAATCTTCCAGAGATGACACAGCCATTTAAACAACGTCCTTAACCCTGAAACGCACAAAATCAACAATGCATTAACAACAGAAAaacttccctcctctctctctctcaaaaacaaTGACCTCATCACTCACCATGCCCTTTTCTCTTAATGGAAACTGGGATGACTCACACCGGGCAAAGTTTATTCCACACAAAGAGGCTAATGGCCGGCATTTAAAAAACTCTTTTTGACTTGACTTGGATGGGAAACAAGCCCACGGCTCAACTTATGATCTCATGGCTCACACTAACCAAgcttgtaataaaaaaaagctttttcccCAAATGCGCTAAGACTGCAGACTCCGGGACAGGTTGCCCTGACCACCAGCTCACAAGCTTCAAAATTAGTCTAacaatgatgtcacagtaatTATGTGCTAAGAAAGATTCAGAGGGCCAATTACAGACCAAGATAGAGAGACCAATCAAGGTTAACCACTGAGTCACATAATGAAAAAGACTTGCTCCTATTAACCCACAATAATTTTGTAAGACCACTTGTCTGATAGAAAGCACCATTACTTCACTGGGCACATTTTCTCCTAGTTCTTTTCCTGGGTAGTTAATTGAATGAAACTGGTATAGTTTTGTATAAAGTACTAACAAAAGTTCTTAATTTTACTGGATATACAATAAGTAAATTGAAGTGATACTGTGTGTCAGTCTGGGCTGAAACACACATGCGTCTCCACACATGTACTtggacacacgcgcgcacacacacacacatacgcaaagcTTACCAAGGACAGTGTTGACAAGACGGGACACCCATCTCCACATTGAGGTCACACCTGTAATGTTGGGAGAATTTATCAAGTCAGTTTTTTGGGCAAAAAAGCCTTTAActcatttctaaataaattcTGCACTCCAAAACGTCATTAtttcaatgttatttttgctgtatgCTAATGTTATATCATTATAAGATACGTAAAACAAAGCTTTGTGGGTGACCATCTTCCAACAATACTGCCACAGAGAGGGCAGCCATTCCTGCAAAAACGCACCAGTGAAAGAGCAGAGAAGACGGATGGGCCATCGGATCAGGGtggggagagctggaggaggacacAGAGGAAACAGATTCAGAGTTAAGATCACTGAATGTGACTACAAATCACTGAATGTAAGATAAGATCACTTAGGCCCAAATTTACAAAGATTTCTTTCCcctgcaaaaccttttagcacacgcaaaacaaataacacatcCAATGatttgtgcaaaacaaataccgtgACAAATCATTGGtcgcttttttgttgttttgcatgtgcaaaaaggttttgcacatgctaaaggccTTAATGTCACAATccacacagaactacaggagagTCAGTGACTTTTACACTCTACAGGACACATACAGTACTACAGGTGAGCCGGGGCTCACTGGAGGAGAGCACATCTCTCACTGATAACAAAATGTAGCCAGGGTTGCCTGTTCCATTGGttttttctcctcattgtgCAACTTTGAATTAAAGCCAGgggtgaaataataattaacagAGGTTGCTAGTTTTTGGGCCTTTTTTTCATGGACTACAGCCCCTGAGGCAGTTAAAACTTTTAGACAGAAGGTTATCAGATAAAAATTCCAATATGTTGCACTCAACCTGTGcacagcagaggaggagggaggggacagaacATATGCAGGCAAGGTTCTGAGAAGGAGGCAGAAATAGAAACAGTAGAGGCAACCTTCTGAGCCGGCCACTGGCACTATGTCACACACAAGATGACCACGCCGTACCAGAAACACTTGTGAATTGACACTGCGGATAAGGATCCTGTACATTTGCACCTTTTTTCTAATCCAAAAGGGGACACATTAGATCAGGggcggcatagctcaggaggtaataccggttgtctggcagtcggagggttgccggttcaaaccccgccctgggcatgtcgaagtgtccttgagcaagacacctaacccctaactgctctggcgaatgagaggcatcaattgtaaagcgctttggataaaagcgctatataaatgcagtccatttaccagtttAAATTTACTGTAGTCTTGCCATGCAGAGACGATGTTTTTTTGGCTAGTTTTGGAGCCTGTTGGGTGGTTTTCCAGGGGTTCTTGGGCTGCAACTTTTGACCAGGCAACCCTgactgtagcctgtgtgtagcTGGTGTGTCATTAGGAGGAAATCAATATAGTGGCGACCTTAGCAGCCCTGTCCAACTTACACCATGCCGAACAAATTGGGCAGCGAGACAAAGGCTGTACAAGACTGAGAGGAGACTGACCTTGTGTGAACCTGTACAGCAAGAAGCCCAAGACAGCGATTGCTCCTGTCCACACACTGTTGTAGTCCATCCACAGAGCTGtggaaaatgcaaacaaagaTTACACgacaaactctctctcactctttctctccctcacacacacgaaACCCAGTTACAAGTGCATTAAAAATAGAATGAGAAATCCCATAAAAATCTGCTGAGTTTTCACTTTTGATTTCAAGGTCTGTGGGGATATTAGTTACGCCTGCTGGTTATGGTAAGCCCCCTTCGAAATTGCACTTTTCTCCCTTGTAAGGCAGCATAACCACAGatagtgggggaaaaaaagtatttataaaGTAATAACAGTTATAAAACTTTTCTCCCGCCCCAAACAAATTGCGGCTATATGCGAACTGTGACAGAACAGGCTACACTTCGGAAATTTGAGAAAAAATCTAAACAGGAAAGGGTGCAGATAATAATACAGGTAGACAATTACGACGTTTGTTCTTTTTGTCGCTTTGTAATGTTCTTACTGAAGAGATAAATGACTGTAAATCAAATTCCTCTGAAATTATTACCAGGAGTAATGTCGT
This genomic window from Anguilla rostrata isolate EN2019 chromosome 17, ASM1855537v3, whole genome shotgun sequence contains:
- the LOC135243795 gene encoding GTPase IMAP family member 4-like — its product is MECDCKPESACTSTCLCETEDDITPALWMDYNSVWTGAIAVLGFLLYRFTQALPTLIRWPIRLLCSFTGVTSMWRWVSRLVNTVLGLRTLFKWLCHLWKILVGSVGNMKKCMGAVAKLIQNLQELSTDQSTNRRHVGNAAPMTLYPSDPGLRLILVGPCVADLGLLRDRLLGCPASHGYQRQCVQWRAFAEGQELIMVDTPDILGSSLEPTEVAREALRSLQLASPGPHAFLLVLRGPRPSDDGGDATKALRTLLGLVGEGALDHILLVLIHTDSPGGSGTPSPISEGTPGGLVALLSLCGQKLELLDIGPACPQARRRAQSQRLVERVVQMRALRGHYLHQLQRKENQMREELLLDAAAELRRRLEDKEREQKEREEREREQRERKAIGNEYLLHREGHVNEEWAISPSAPASAKACD